From one Helicoverpa zea isolate HzStark_Cry1AcR chromosome 10, ilHelZeax1.1, whole genome shotgun sequence genomic stretch:
- the LOC124633807 gene encoding uncharacterized protein LOC124633807 produces the protein MKFTSRSTYFLLTIICVISTVCALSEVNEKCIAANNGSISNDFLIGTWHKVYLYKLDGPVPTCTCPNVTFYKPTQAEIEEYRQKYKTTELPQAIGDDAIVADRGYIKGLILGQGEAKTYILDPKSAMILNMEGYEVYVYRRLSDKFVFFWRCALRGHSKWLMTNDRHATEEEIQQIIKDRPEVFNKYGQRYCKHICY, from the coding sequence ATGAAGTTTACAAGTAGAAGTACGTATTTCTTACTTACAATAATTTGTGTTATATCAACAGTGTGCGCCCTCTCAGAGGTTAACGAAAAGTGCATAGCTGCAAACAACGGGAGTATCTCCAACGATTTCCTTATAGGAACTTGGCATAAAGTCTATTTATACAAACTTGATGGTCCAGTACCTACATGTACGTGTCCAAATGTGACTTTCTACAAACCAACACAAGCAGAAATAGAGGAGTATCGACAGAAGTATAAGACAACCGAATTACCTCAAGCAATTGGTGATGATGCGATAGTAGCCGATAGAggatacataaaaggcctgaTACTAGGACAAGGAGAAGCAAAAACGTATATATTAGACCCAAAATCTGCTATGATTCTAAACATGGAAGGATATGAAGTGTATGTATATAGACGACTTAGTGACAAGTTTGTGTTCTTCTGGCGATGTGCTTTGAGGGGTCATTCGAAATGGTTGATGACTAACGACAGACATGCCACGGAAGAAGAAATACAGCAAATTATTAAAGATAGACCTGAGGTTTTCAATAAGTATGGACAGCGATATTGTAAACATATTTgttattga